GCGAGCTGACCGTGGTCAGGATGCGCGGCTGGCGCCGCGGGATGCTCTGGGAGGACACGGGCCTTCCGTGGGTGCCGCCATCACCCAACATGCCGACGCCCGACACCGCGCGGGTCTACCCCGGCGGCTGCCTCGTCGAGGGGACGAATCTGTCGGAGGGGCGGGGCACGACGCGGCCCTTCGAGTGGATCGGCGCGCCGTGGCTCGACGGCCACAGGTACGCGAACGGGTTGAACGCGCTCGGGCTCCCCGGCGTCGCCTTCCGCCCGGCGCGCTTCGAGCCCACCTTCCACAAGTGGGCCGGTCGGGTGTGCGAGGGCGTCCAGGTGCACGTCACCGACCGCGGACGCTTCAAGCCGTTCCTGGCCGGCCTGGCCGAGATGGCGGTGGCGCGGCGGCAGGCGCCGCGTCACTTCCGCTGGCGCCGCCCGCCCTACGAGTTCGAGCGCCGGCGGCTTCCGATCGACATCCTGCTCGGCACCGACGCGATCCGCCGCGCGCTCGAGCGGGGCGCTCCGCTCGGAGCGCTCGAGCGCGCGTGGCAGCGGGACCTCGCGCGGTGGGCGCGCCGGCGGGCGCCGTACCGGCTCTACCGGTGAGTCGGCGCTAGCCTCCGAAGAGGCGCGAGAAGAAGTTCTTCACGCTCTTGCCGAAGTCCACGGTGCCGTCGCGCACCTGCTCCCACGCGCTCTTGGCCTTCGGCTCGGCCGCCTTGCCGCCTTCCTTGATCTTCTCGCCGCTGAA
The sequence above is drawn from the Candidatus Methylomirabilota bacterium genome and encodes:
- a CDS encoding DUF1343 domain-containing protein; the protein is MPTVLSGLDVLVHDARALLRGRRVGLLAHQASVDRRYAHAALLLGDVRDARLVALFAPEHGLWGSLQDHAAVGAARDPVTGLRVWSLYGARREPAPGMLRGLDDLVVDLQDVGARYYTFVWTLALAMRGCARAGVRVVVLDRANPLGGERLEGNVPDPAFASFVGLYPLPARHGLTIGELALYLNAVHGLGCELTVVRMRGWRRGMLWEDTGLPWVPPSPNMPTPDTARVYPGGCLVEGTNLSEGRGTTRPFEWIGAPWLDGHRYANGLNALGLPGVAFRPARFEPTFHKWAGRVCEGVQVHVTDRGRFKPFLAGLAEMAVARRQAPRHFRWRRPPYEFERRRLPIDILLGTDAIRRALERGAPLGALERAWQRDLARWARRRAPYRLYR